The following proteins are encoded in a genomic region of Phalacrocorax carbo chromosome 2, bPhaCar2.1, whole genome shotgun sequence:
- the CNDP1 gene encoding beta-Ala-His dipeptidase, whose translation MSSSSSSVLEMEIFRYIDVHQSDFIEDLKEWVAVESDSVQPVLRKEVIRMMTLAAAKLSALGATVNLVNLETHQFPDGQDLPLPPVILGELGKDPQNPTVCFYGHVDVQPAKKEDGWKTDPYTLTEINGNLYGRGATDNKGPVLAWINAVETFRALKLAMPVNFKFVIEGMEEAGSLGLERLLEEEKQGFFSDVDYIVISDNLWLSNKKPALTYGSRGNACFFVEVECGSKDLHSGTFGGIIHEPLMDLIALLDSLVDATGRIQIPGIYDSVAALTEEEKKLYESIEFAVEEHKNNSGVKKFLYGTKEDILLHLWRYPSLSIHGIEGAFHEPGIKTVIPAKVIGKFSIRQVPHMDLSVVKQQVMEHLEAVFSKRNSPNKLKVSMPMGAKPWLADVNDPLYKAARKAIKTVFGEDPDFIRDGSTIPVARMFQTITQKSVMMFPIGAADDGEHSQNEKISRHNYIDGTKVFAAFFLEISKLHQHFNETSDMGTNNC comes from the exons ATGTCCTCATCATCCTCTTCGGTGTTGGAGATGGAGATCTTCCGGTACATTGATGTACATCAAAGTGATTTCATTGAG GATCTTAAGGAATGGGTGGCTGTGGAAAGCGATTCTGTTCAACCAGTTCTGAGGAAAGAAGTAATACGAATGATGACATTGGCAGCAGCCAAACTTTCAGCACTGGGAGCCACTGTTAATTTAGTAAACCTGGAGACACATCAG tTCCCTGATGGCCAGGATCTCCCACTGCCTCCTGTGATTCTTGGGGAACTGGGGAAGGATCCACAAAACCCCACTGTATGTTTCTATGGGCATGTAGATGTGCAGCCTGCCAAAAAGGAAGATGGCTGGAAAACTGACCCTTACACACTGACTGAAATCAATG gaaATCTCTATGGCCGTGGAGCAACAGATAATAAAGGACCTGTCTTAGCTTGGATAAATGCAGTGGAAACATTTAGAGCCTTGAAATTA GCTATGCCAGTAAACTTCAAGTTTGTAATTGAAGGCATGGAAGAAGCAGGGTCCTTGGGGCTAGAAAGATtacttgaagaagaaaaacagggcTTTTTCTCTGATGTTGATTATATTGTGATTTCGGATAACCTCTGGCTCAGCAACAAGAAACCTGCCCTTACATACGGGAGTCGGGGGAATGCCTGCTTCTTTGTGGAG GTTGAATGTGGCAGCAAGGACCTTCACTCTGGAACTTTTGGAGGCATCATTCATGAGCCGCTGATGGACCTGATAGCGCTGCTGG aCAGCCTTGTAGATGCCACAGGTCGTATTCAGATCCCTGGAATCTACGACAGCGTTGCTGCCCtgacagaggaggagaagaaattgTATGAATCGATTGAATTTGCTGTAGAGGAACACAAAAATAATAGTGGCGTGAAAAAATTCCTCTATGGCACCAAG GAAGACATACTTTTACACCTGTGGCGTTACCCTTCTCTTTCTATTCATGGGATTGAAGGAGCTTTTCATGAACCAGGAATTAAAACCGTCATTCCGGCAAAAGTCATTGGCAAATTCTCAATCCGTCAGGTCCCCCACATGGACCTTTCGGTTGTGAAACAACAG GTGATGGAGCATTTGGAGGCTGTCTTTTCCAAGAGGAACAGTCCAAACAAGCTGAAAGTGTCTATGCCTATGGGTGCAAAGCCCTGGCTTGCTGATGTTAATGATCCACTATATaaagcagcaagaaaggcaataaaaacag tttttggAGAAGATCCAGATTTTATTCGGGATGGTTCAACAATTCCTGTTGCCAGAATGTTTCAGACGATAACGCAGAAAAGTGTGATGATGTTTCCAATTGGAGCAGCTGATGATGGGGAGCACTCCCAGAATGAGAAAATAAGCag ACACAACTACATTGATGGAACCAAAGTGTTTGCAGCTTTTTTCCTGGAGATATCAAAGCTACATCAGCACTTCAATGAAACTTCCGACATGGGGACTAACAACTGTTAG